The Dyadobacter sandarakinus DNA window AAGCTGGTCGGAAGATGGATTACAACCCAAAAAGCCAGCCGCGCCAAGTAACAATCCAAGGCTCGTGCCTACTACCCGGAAGTTCATAATTCCCTGTTTCGTTTACGCCAGACCCTATATCCTCGGTAGGCCCCATACAAAATAAGTATGCCAGCAAATGCTAACCTGGGTGCACTACCAACAGGTAACATTCTAAAAGACAAGGAGGAGAAGATCAAAAAGACCCCTCCTCCAATGTATGTCAGAGCCATTAACACCGAGGTAAGATCACCGATCTTCTCATGCAATGGTTTCTCCCTCATTTGTTACTCCAGCTGGAAGTTGATTGGCAGGTTATATTTAACACGAACCGCACGTCCCGACTGCTTACCTGGCTTCCATTTTGGCATTGCTTTCACAACGCGGATTGCCTCTTCATCACAGCCGAAACCAAGTCCTTTCAATACAGCAACATCCTGGATACTTCCGTCAGTGTTTACAACGAAGGTCATGAAAACCCTGCCTGAAACGTTTGCACGAGAAGCCGCACTCGGGTACTTGATGTTTTTACTAAGATACTTGTACATCTCAGTAGTACCTCCTGGGAATTCAGGCTGCTGCTCAACCACTGTAAATACCTTCTCGGGCTCTGGTGCCGCTTCAACTACTGTTCCTTTGCTTGGCGCAGCCACAGCTTCGGGTGCTACAATAATCTCGTTGGCATTAGGATCACCTTCAATGGTCTTGTCGGCAACTACTGCTTCCTTGATCTCCTCAACAGTTGGCGGAGGAGTCTCTTCCGGTACTTCTTCATCTTTCTTAACCTCGGGAGGCAAGAACTTTACAGTATTCACCTTAGGCTGCTCCACGGGTGGTGGCGGCGGCGGAGGTGGTTCAGCTGGGTCAATGGGCGGCGGCGGGATGTTCATCAAGTCTACCTCTACCATCACATCTTCTTTTTCCTGACCTGCTGTCAACTTGTTGATGATTGACGGCGTAAACATTGCCAGGACAAAAAGAGCAGCTCCGATCAGTGTAGCCTTGGTGACATCAGCACGATATCCTTTACGGAGTTCGAACGCACCGTACGCCTTATTTCGATTGGCAAACACTATATCATCTAGCGTTGCATTCGGGCCTAACTCTGCCATGGTGCTAATTTTTTAACTGATTAAACTTAATTTTTAGGTTTGATACGATCACCTAAAATCTTCTTTTCAGAATCTGTCAGGTTATCTACCAATGCATAACGCTTAGACTTGGTAATTGCCATTTCATCCAAGACATCCACCATGTTCTTATAGGTAGATACTGGTGTTGGCTTAATTACTACAACGAAAGCATCATTTCCTTTTTCATCTTTCGGATTAGCTGCATTAATGCGCTTCTGCGAGGAGAAGATTACATTTCTCAAATCATACCCGTAGCGGGTTGTCTTGAGAGAACTCTCCGCTTTGTCGTCATCAGCTGCTACACCATCGAGATAGTAAACGTTATCATTTTCACCCATGAACAGGGTCAAAACTTTAGACGCTTTCAGTGGCTCAGTCTCTTCCTTTTCTTCCGTCTTGTCAGGCACAGCCAGTGACATGGAAGTAGGTTTTGACATAGTTGTCGCAAGCATGAAAAAAGTAATAAGCAAAAATCCCAGGTCCACCATCGGGGTCATGTCCACACGGGTGGACATTTTCTTACCGCGAACCTTACCATCACCTTTACCATGCCCACCACCGGATTCTTCAATTGCTGCCATTTCTTCTGATTGTTAAATAATAACATTAATTGTTTGAGTAACCGGCAGGAGCCTGTTCGCTGCCTGTAATCAGGTTGAACTTGTTAATGTTCTGTGATTGCAGGTTAGCCAGTACATCCTTAAACGCAGGGAACTTCGCAACGTTGTCCCCTTTCAATGCAATACGCAAGCCGCTGTCTGCTTTCCGGGCTGCATAAACCCAGTCTGCCAATTCGCTGGCACCTGTTGAATCAACAGGAATACCCGGCTGCTTTACCTGGCTCATTTGGTCTTTCGGCATGTTGAGCCATGCTTTTAACTGGTTCAAAGGAAAACCAAAGCTGGACTGGATCGCAAATTTTGCCTTTTCAGTGTCTGTAAAGGTTACTCCTTTTGCTTGTCCGATATTCTCCAGCATTGCCGCCCGTACAGGCTGAGCATCCACGCCGAAGAAAACTTTGCCTTCCCGATCGATACTGATGATCATGATCTTATCATCGGGCACTTTGATCTGCGAAATAGATGTCGGAGTAGTAATTTCCGCATCATTCGACTTGAAAGTTGCCGTCATAATGAAGAACGTCAACAGCAGGAACGCCACGTCAGTCATCGCGGTCATATCCGTATGCGGAGCATGCTTCTTAGGCCTTACCTTTCCCATAATTCAAATATATAAGTTTTTTATATATTAACGAAACCTTACTATTAAATAGTTCACAAACTATTAATAATGTGCAGCAAAATTTGATTGAAGGCTCATGCCGATTTCATCAATGCTGTAAGTAAGGTCGTCAACACGGCTGTTGAGGTAAGCGTAAGAAATTGTCGCGATTGCAGAAGTACCGATACCAAGAGCGGTATTGATAAGGGCCTCAGAGATACCTGTTGCAAGTGCAGCAGAGTCAGGAGATCCGGAAGTACCCAATGCAGCAAACGCTTTGATCATACCGATTACCGTTCCAAGAAGGGCCAAGAGTGTAGATGCACCCGCCAGAGTTGCGATAATCGTCAGGTTTTTCTGAAGCATTGGAAGTTCAAGCGTTGTTGCTTCTTCAATCTCTTTCTGAAGAGCCGCCAGCTTTTGTTCTTTATCAAGAGCAGTTTCGGTAGTCAGCTGCTTGTATTTCAAAAGACCTGCTTTGATAACGTTACCAACTGATCCTTTTTGTTTGTCACACTCTCTGATCGCTTCTTCGATTTGATTTTTGTCAAGAAGACCTCTCAACTTACGAACGAATGCGTCGATGCTGCCTGAACCACTCGCTTTGTTCAAAGTGATCAGACGCTCGATTGTAAATGTTAATACGATAAGGAAACATGTCATCAAAATTGGTACGATAGGACCTCCTTTGTAAACGATTCCGTAGTAATCTCCATCGATCGGGCCTTTTGCGTGATCCCCATCCTTGAAGTGCTCAGGTGCACCAAGAACAAAAAGGTAAACACAAAGTGCAATTACAAATAGTAGAGGGATTACCAATGCCGGGTTCAAACCGCCTTTGCCTTTAGTTGCTGCCGCAGCAGGCTTTGCAGCTGGTGCCGGACTTGTAGCTTTCTTTTCCATCAGACTTACTTTTAAAGGTTAAATTGAGATTTTGGTTGTGAATTAAATAAAACTTTTGGTTAAAACTGGTTTTTGTAAAATAAAATTTTGATTGCTTTTTGGAGTATCGACTTCTACAAAAGTATGAGTTTTCCTTTTAAAAAAAAGCAAGCTTTTCGTCACATTTTTATCAGGAATTTTTGTCTGACCTTGGAGAAATTGTATATTTTTAAGATTGAACCTATTGAACCTTAGGACGGAACATATATTTTATACTGATTCATAAAGATATAGTTGTTCTTGCAAGCGTTTACAAAATTGTACTCTTTACACTTAATACATCCAGGGCCTTTT harbors:
- a CDS encoding energy transducer TonB; its protein translation is MAELGPNATLDDIVFANRNKAYGAFELRKGYRADVTKATLIGAALFVLAMFTPSIINKLTAGQEKEDVMVEVDLMNIPPPPIDPAEPPPPPPPPVEQPKVNTVKFLPPEVKKDEEVPEETPPPTVEEIKEAVVADKTIEGDPNANEIIVAPEAVAAPSKGTVVEAAPEPEKVFTVVEQQPEFPGGTTEMYKYLSKNIKYPSAASRANVSGRVFMTFVVNTDGSIQDVAVLKGLGFGCDEEAIRVVKAMPKWKPGKQSGRAVRVKYNLPINFQLE
- a CDS encoding ExbD/TolR family protein — its product is MGKVRPKKHAPHTDMTAMTDVAFLLLTFFIMTATFKSNDAEITTPTSISQIKVPDDKIMIISIDREGKVFFGVDAQPVRAAMLENIGQAKGVTFTDTEKAKFAIQSSFGFPLNQLKAWLNMPKDQMSQVKQPGIPVDSTGASELADWVYAARKADSGLRIALKGDNVAKFPAFKDVLANLQSQNINKFNLITGSEQAPAGYSNN
- a CDS encoding ExbD/TolR family protein, giving the protein MAAIEESGGGHGKGDGKVRGKKMSTRVDMTPMVDLGFLLITFFMLATTMSKPTSMSLAVPDKTEEKEETEPLKASKVLTLFMGENDNVYYLDGVAADDDKAESSLKTTRYGYDLRNVIFSSQKRINAANPKDEKGNDAFVVVIKPTPVSTYKNMVDVLDEMAITKSKRYALVDNLTDSEKKILGDRIKPKN
- a CDS encoding MotA/TolQ/ExbB proton channel family protein, whose translation is MEKKATSPAPAAKPAAAATKGKGGLNPALVIPLLFVIALCVYLFVLGAPEHFKDGDHAKGPIDGDYYGIVYKGGPIVPILMTCFLIVLTFTIERLITLNKASGSGSIDAFVRKLRGLLDKNQIEEAIRECDKQKGSVGNVIKAGLLKYKQLTTETALDKEQKLAALQKEIEEATTLELPMLQKNLTIIATLAGASTLLALLGTVIGMIKAFAALGTSGSPDSAALATGISEALINTALGIGTSAIATISYAYLNSRVDDLTYSIDEIGMSLQSNFAAHY